DNA from Arthrobacter sp. FW305-BF8:
AAATCACCCGAGGTGCCCAGCAGGGCACGCTCGGAAACGGGGTCGACGGCGACCACGGACTCCGTGACCTCCGGCGCCATGGGCAGGGCAACAGTGAGGTTGAACAGGTTGTGCTCGGACCCGCCGGCCGGGGCCGGGAACTTGATCCCGGTCTCGCCTTCAGGACCGGCGATCTGGATGCTGTTGCCTCCCTCGACCTGCTGCTCCACGAGCTTGCCCTTGCCGAGGGCGCCCTCGGCAGTGGACTTGAAAAGGGTGTGCTGGGAGGACCCGTCGGAGCTAGTGGCGCTGGCCGTCAGGCGGTACTTCTTGGGGGTGTCGCTGAGCACGGACTGGGCTTCGGGCCATTTGCTGGGATCGGTGCCGCCGGGCTGCCCCGCGGTCGCGGTGCCGACGAGTCCGGCGTTGAAGCCCAGGTAGTCCATGGCCTCCAGGCGCGGCGTCTCGAGGTTTTGCGTCACGCGCGAGACCAGGCTGATGGGCGCGGCAACGGAGGTGCCGGACAGATCCCGGATCTTCTGGAGCTGGTTGAAGCTGATGCCGCCCTGCCCCGTGGCAATCTCGGGCTGCATGAGCGAACCGTCGGAGCCCGCCTTGGCCTGGACCAGGATGTCGTAGAGCCCGCGCGAGTTCTGGTCCACGGTCCGGTTCAGCGCTGCCTGCGACTGGGTCTGGACGAGGACTGACAGGCACATGGCGAAGATCAGAATTGCAGCGGTCAGCAAAAGCACTTTGCTTCTGATGAACCTCTGGACGGCGTTCATTGGGCTCCCTGAAACCTGGATTGCGTGCGCACGCCACGATGACCGCAGAAATGTGTGGGTGTCCCTTGCGGGCGTGCAAAAAGTATTGGCCGGCCTGCCGGCTGGATCCTTAAATTCGAACCTAGCTATTGTAAGCAGACCGGCCAATCATACTTGGCCGGGGAGAACTCCAAGGGACAAGGAGTTCACCCCGCGTTGGGGACCTGGCCGTCGCCGGCCAGGGTTCGTCGGACTAGTCCTCGAGGTCCACTTCGCGCACCATTTCGGCACCGATGCCGGCCTTGATGGCGTCCAGCACCTGCTGCGGGACGGAGCTGTCGATGGTGAGCAGGGCCAGGACCTGGCCGCCCTCCGCGCTCCGTGCCACCTGCATGCCGCCGATGTTGATGTTGTTCATGCCCAGGATGTGGCCGATGGTGCCGATGACGCCGGGACGGTCGGCGTAGGAGACCACCACGAGGTGCTCGCTGATCGGGATCTCGACGTCGTAGCCGTTGACGCCGACGAGCTTCTGCACCTGCTTGGGTCCGGTCAGGGTGCCGGACACGGAGATCTGTGCACCGTCGCTCAGGGCGCCGCGCAGCGTCAGCACGTTGCGGTAGTCCTCGGCTTCAGGGGTGGTGATGAGGCGGACGTTGATGCCGCGCTGCTCGGCGATCACGGGGGCGTTGACGTAGGACACCTGCTCGGTGACGACGTCGGCGAAGATCCCCTTGAGGGCGGCGAGCTCCAGGACCTTGACGTCAAGCGCGGCGATTTCGCCGGCAACCTCGACGTCGATCTGGGTCACCGAGGCGTGGGTCAGCGCCGTGAAGATGCGGCCCAGCTTCTCGATCAGCGGGATCCCCGGGCGGACGTCGGGGGCGATCAGGCCGCCGGCAACGTTCACGGCGTCCGGAACCAGTTCCCCTGCGAGGGCGAGGCGGACGGACTTCGCCACGGAGACGCCGGCCTTTTCCTGCGCCTCGTCGGTTGACGCGCCCAGGTGCGGGGTGACCACAACATTGTCCAGTTTGAAGAACGGCAGGTCGGTGCTGGGCTCCTGGACGAAGACGTCCACGGCAGCACCGGCAATCTGGCCGTCCTGCAGTGCGGTGTAGAGGGCTTCCTCGTCCACGAGGCCGCCGCGGGCCACGTTGACCACGTAAGCGGTGCTCTTCATTTTCTTGAAGGCTTCGGCGCCGAGCATGCCGACCGTTTCCGGCGTCTTGGGCATGTGGATGGTGATGAAGTCGGACTGCGCGAGCAGCTCGTCCAGGGTGACGAGCTTCACGCCGAGCTGGGCGGCGCGCGCAGAGGTGATGTAGGGGTCGAACGCGAGGATCTCGGTATCGAAGCCCTGCAGGCGGGCGGCGACCAGGGCGCCGATGCGGCCCAGGCCGATGATGCCGATCTTCTTCTCGAAGAGTTCGATGCCGGTGTACTTGGAGCGCTTCCACTCGCCGTCCTTCAGGGCGGCGCTGGCCTGCGGGATGTGGCGGGCCAGGCTCAGGATGTGGCCAACGGTCAGTTCCGCGGCGGAAACGATGTTCGACGTCGGGGCGTTGACCACCATGACACCGGCCTGCGTGGCCGCCTTGATGTCCACGTTGTCCAGGCCGACGCCGGCGCGCGCGATGACCTTCAGGTTCTTCGCGGCGGCAATGGCCTCGGCGTCCACCTTCGTGGCGGAGCGGACCAGGATGGCGTCAACGTCCTCGATGGCAGAGAGCAGCTGGGAACGATCGGCGCCGTCGGTCTGGCGGATTTCAAAGTCCGGGCCAAGGGCCTCGATGGTGGCGGGCGAAAGTTCTTCGGCAAGCAATACTACGGGTTTTGACACAGCTGATCCTCTGCGTTGAAGTCCTGGGGGTACATAAAGTCTAGGCGTACGGAAAGGCCGGGCTCACATTGTTAAGTGTGAACCCGGCCTCACCGCCGTGCTTTGAAGGGCTCAGCCTTAGCGGGCTGCGGAGCCTTCCACGTAGTCCTCGTCCTGCTGCTGCCAGGAGAACAGGGAGCGCAGTTCGCGGCCAACTTCCTCGATCGGGTGCTGCTCGGCCTTGGCACGCAGCTCCTTGAACTCGGCGCCGCCGTTGTCCTGGTCGTCAATGAAGCGCTTGGCGAAGGCACCGTTCTGGATGTCGGCGAGGACAGCCTTCATGTTTTCCTTCACCTCGGGGGTGATGACGCGCGGGCCGGAAACGTAGTCGCCGTACTCCGCGGTGTCGGAAACGCTCCAGCGCTGCTTGGCGATGCCGCCTTCCCACATGAGGTCAACGATGAGCTTGAGCTCGTGCAGCACCTCGAAGTAGGCGATCTGCGGCTGGTAGCCGGCCTCGGTCAGGGTCTCGAAGCCGTACTGGACCAGCTGGGACACGCCGCCACACAGGACGGACTGCTCGCCGAAGAGGTCCGTTTCGGTCTCTTCGGTGAAGGTGGTCTTGATGACGCCGGCGCGGGTGCCGCCGATGGCCTTGGCGTAGGACTTGGCCAGCTCCCAGGCGGAGCCCGAAGCATCCTGCTCAACGGCAATGATGTCCGGGATGCCGCGGCCGGCTTCGAACTCGCGGCGCACGGTGTGGCCGGGAGCCTTCGGGGCGACCAGGATGACGTCAACGCCTTCCGGGGCCTCGATGTAGCCGAAGCGGATGTTGAAGCCGTGGGCGAAGGCCAGGGCCTTGCCGGGGGTCAGCTTGTCTTTGATGGAGTCTGTGAAGATCGCGCGCTGGTGCTGGTCCGGCGCCAGGATCATGATGACGTCGGCCCATTCGGCGGCGTCGGCAACGTTCTTGACCGTGAAGCCTGCGTCCTCGGCCTTGGCGATGGACTTGGAGCCTTCCTTGAGCGCGATGACAACCTCGACGCCGGAATCGCGCAGGTTCTGCGCGTGGGCGTGGCCCTGGGAGCCATAGCCGACAATGGCTACCTTGCGGCCCTGGATGATCGACAGGTCTGCGTCGTCGTCGTAAAACATTTCAGTCACTTGCGTAACTCCTCTTGAGTGGATTTTTTGTAGATGTATAGCTTCGGTGCTGCGTTTGCGGGCGAAGCGCGCCGCCTGGGCTGGGCTCTAGGCTGTGCCCTGAGCTGTGCCTTTAGGCGCTGCGCAGGGCCCGATCACTCATGGAGCGGGATCCCCGTCCAACGGCCAAGGTGCCGGACTGCACAATTTCGCGGATACCGAAGGGCTCCAGCACCGAGAGCAGTGCCGTGAGCTTTTCGGGATGGCCAGTTGCTTCAATGACCACCGAGTCTGTGGAGACGTCGACCACTGAAGCACGGAACAGGTCTGCAGCCTGGGTCACCTGCAGACGAGTTGCGGCATCCGCACGTACCTTGACCAGGATGTGGTCGCGCTGTACGGAAGATTCGGAAGTCAGTTCAACAATCTTGATCACATTGATCAGCTTGTTCAACTGCTTGGTGACCTGTTCGATCAGGTCGCCGTCGGCGTTGACGACGACGGTCATCCGGGAGATGCCTGGAACTTCCGTCGGGCCGACGGCCAAGGAATTGATGTTGAAGGCGCGGCGGGCGAAAAGGCTGGCCACGCGGGTCAGCACACCGGGCTTGTCTTCGACCAGAACGGACAGTGTGTGGCGGCTCATGATCAGTCCTCCTCTTCCCATTCCGGGGTCATGTTGCGGGCAACCTGGATCTGGTCGTTGCTGACCCCGGCGGGCACCATCGGCCACACCATGGAGTCGGGGCTGACCACGAAGTCGATGACCACGGGGCGGTCATTGATCTCCAGCGCCTTCTGAATTGTTGCGTCGAT
Protein-coding regions in this window:
- the serA gene encoding phosphoglycerate dehydrogenase encodes the protein MSKPVVLLAEELSPATIEALGPDFEIRQTDGADRSQLLSAIEDVDAILVRSATKVDAEAIAAAKNLKVIARAGVGLDNVDIKAATQAGVMVVNAPTSNIVSAAELTVGHILSLARHIPQASAALKDGEWKRSKYTGIELFEKKIGIIGLGRIGALVAARLQGFDTEILAFDPYITSARAAQLGVKLVTLDELLAQSDFITIHMPKTPETVGMLGAEAFKKMKSTAYVVNVARGGLVDEEALYTALQDGQIAGAAVDVFVQEPSTDLPFFKLDNVVVTPHLGASTDEAQEKAGVSVAKSVRLALAGELVPDAVNVAGGLIAPDVRPGIPLIEKLGRIFTALTHASVTQIDVEVAGEIAALDVKVLELAALKGIFADVVTEQVSYVNAPVIAEQRGINVRLITTPEAEDYRNVLTLRGALSDGAQISVSGTLTGPKQVQKLVGVNGYDVEIPISEHLVVVSYADRPGVIGTIGHILGMNNINIGGMQVARSAEGGQVLALLTIDSSVPQQVLDAIKAGIGAEMVREVDLED
- the ilvC gene encoding ketol-acid reductoisomerase — its product is MTEMFYDDDADLSIIQGRKVAIVGYGSQGHAHAQNLRDSGVEVVIALKEGSKSIAKAEDAGFTVKNVADAAEWADVIMILAPDQHQRAIFTDSIKDKLTPGKALAFAHGFNIRFGYIEAPEGVDVILVAPKAPGHTVRREFEAGRGIPDIIAVEQDASGSAWELAKSYAKAIGGTRAGVIKTTFTEETETDLFGEQSVLCGGVSQLVQYGFETLTEAGYQPQIAYFEVLHELKLIVDLMWEGGIAKQRWSVSDTAEYGDYVSGPRVITPEVKENMKAVLADIQNGAFAKRFIDDQDNGGAEFKELRAKAEQHPIEEVGRELRSLFSWQQQDEDYVEGSAAR
- the ilvN gene encoding acetolactate synthase small subunit; the encoded protein is MSRHTLSVLVEDKPGVLTRVASLFARRAFNINSLAVGPTEVPGISRMTVVVNADGDLIEQVTKQLNKLINVIKIVELTSESSVQRDHILVKVRADAATRLQVTQAADLFRASVVDVSTDSVVIEATGHPEKLTALLSVLEPFGIREIVQSGTLAVGRGSRSMSDRALRSA